From Erwinia sp. HDF1-3R, one genomic window encodes:
- a CDS encoding flavin reductase family protein produces MSRTRHSYQPRLGHGLPHDPLNAIVGPRPIGWISSQSAAGVRNLAPYSFFNCFNYQPPIIGFSSQGWKDSVANIVATGEFVWNLATRELAVAMNESSASVPPGEDEFALAGVTAIPGTQVAVSMVAESPVNFECKLTQVLQLEGADGAKLQQWMVLGEVVAIHIDNDLLEEGIYQTAKAHPILRAGGPSAYYAISDDLRFDLVRPDARK; encoded by the coding sequence ATGTCGCGTACCCGCCACTCTTATCAACCCCGGCTTGGCCACGGCCTGCCGCACGACCCGCTGAATGCTATCGTTGGCCCGCGTCCAATTGGCTGGATCAGCTCGCAAAGTGCCGCCGGTGTCCGTAACCTCGCCCCCTACAGTTTTTTTAACTGCTTTAACTACCAGCCCCCGATTATCGGTTTTTCCAGTCAGGGCTGGAAGGACAGCGTGGCCAATATTGTCGCGACCGGCGAGTTTGTCTGGAACCTGGCTACCCGCGAGCTGGCGGTGGCAATGAATGAAAGCTCCGCCAGCGTGCCGCCGGGTGAGGACGAGTTCGCCCTGGCTGGCGTGACGGCCATCCCCGGTACGCAGGTGGCGGTGAGTATGGTGGCGGAAAGCCCGGTGAATTTTGAATGCAAACTGACGCAGGTGCTTCAGCTGGAGGGCGCAGACGGCGCGAAGCTCCAGCAGTGGATGGTGTTGGGTGAAGTGGTTGCCATTCATATCGATAACGACCTGCTGGAAGAGGGGATTTATCAGACGGCTAAAGCCCATCCTATCCTCCGCGCGGGCGGCCCGAGCGCCTATTACGCTATCAGTGACGATTTGCGTTTTGACCTGGTGCGCCCGGACGCCAGAAAATAG